The following coding sequences lie in one Arachis ipaensis cultivar K30076 chromosome B03, Araip1.1, whole genome shotgun sequence genomic window:
- the LOC107632953 gene encoding extensin-like: MRKKVISKEPHREKIHKLPAKPRPSTRSQERTFTPSPSPPTSPPRCDPMAHTKNPSRFPPSAKSTPPPPKELPSKPGSSKPSSSKGKRLAATKTPSEPTQPKTRSVPLRSQRGKPRLPLKSVREPDIDPFSHKSHFMISHSNYNSI; this comes from the coding sequence atgaggaagaaagttATTTCAAAAGAGCCACATCGTGAAAAGATTCATAAGCTTCCAGCAAAGCCAAGACCCTCAACCCGTTCTCAGGAGCGAACATTCACTCcgtctccttctcctcctacctcacCTCCTCGGTGTGATCCAATGGCTCACACTAAAAATCCTTCTAGGTTTCCTCCTTCAGCCAAGTCGACGCCTCCACCACCGAAGGAACTTCCATCCAAACCTGGGTCGTCGAAGCCTAGTTCTTCAAAGGGGAAACGACTAGCTGCGACTAAAACCCCATCTGAGCCCACTCAACCTAAGACAAGGTCTGTTCCTTTGCGTTCACAAAGAGGAAAACCTCGTCTCCCTCTCAAATCtgttagagaaccagacattgatcctTTTTCTCATAAATCCCATTTCATGATATCTCACTCCAACTATAACTCTATATAG
- the LOC107634381 gene encoding protein SODIUM POTASSIUM ROOT DEFECTIVE 2 produces MGKLGRMLDTFCLSSGSNSCFCLNSMEAEDEFENKPLVASGNNDHKLRLKDVVSGKQTLAFQLKPKIVVLRVSMHCHGCARKVEKHISKLEGVSSYKVDLETKMVVVIGDILPFEVLESVSKVKNAELWNSPL; encoded by the exons ATGGGGAAGCTTGGTAGGATGCTAGACACGTTCTGTCTTTCTTcaggatcaaactcttgtttctgTTTGAATTCCATGGAAGCTGAAGATGAATTCGAGAACAAGCCTTTGGTTGCAAGTGGCAATAATGATCACAAACTAAGACTCAAGGATGTCGTCTCAGGAAAACAGACTTTGGCTTTTCAACTGAAGCCTAAG ATAGTGGTGTTGAGGGTATCCATGCATTGTCATGGTTGTGCTAGAAAAGTGGAGAAGCATATCTCAAAGTTGGAAG GAGTGAGTTCATACAAGGTAGATCTAGAAACCAAAATGGTAGTTGTTATTGGCGACATTCTTCCTTTTGAAGTATTGGAAAGTGTATCTAAGGTTAAAAATGCAGAGCTTTGGAATTCTCCACTCTGA
- the LOC107632954 gene encoding uncharacterized protein LOC107632954 codes for MCVTHCDRRDSVFVVEELNPFESWSQGLFRVRLSAGTCDCGLFQSLHFLYRHALAACATTNIEWGIYIHPVYMQDAAAFKVYEVEFSPNTRREAMVRGVQNTVASNPAMRRKVTGRPVSTRFRNKMDEAECQEKQCFIGKSSILGELSQSTTEDT; via the coding sequence ATGTGTGTTACGCACTGCGATAGAAGGGACTCAGTGTTTGTGGTTGAGGAGTTAAATCCGTTTGAGAGTTGGTCTCAAGGTTTATTTCGTGTTCGGTTGAGTGCGGGCACGTGTGACTGTGGCCTTTTTCAGTCACTTCATTTTTTATATCGTCATGCACTTGCTGCTTGTGCCACCACAAATATTGAGTGGGGCATATATATTCATCCGGTGTACATGCAAGATGCTGCTGCGTTCAAGGTGTATGAGGTAGAGTTCTCCCCTAATACCAGACGAGAAGCTATGGTCAGAGGGGTACAGAACACGGTTGCATCTAATCCTGCCATGCGTAGGAAAGTAACTGGCAGACCGGTTTCTACGAGATTTCGTAACAAGATGGATGAGGCTGAGTGCCAAGAGAAACAGTGTTTTATAGGCAAATCGAGCATACTCGGAGAGCTGTCCCAATCAACCACAGAGGATACCTAG